Part of the Bacillus andreraoultii genome is shown below.
TTTGTCAGTGATTGCTCGCTCAATTTCTTCCACAGTTACTTTAAAGCCATTTTCTGCACTCGTATTTACGGCAATAGGCTTTCCTCCAGCCATCGTGATAAGTGATGCATAGGAAACAAATGCCGGCTCAATAATTAATACTTCTTCACCAGGATTTAACAAAGCACGAAAGGCTGTATCTAACGCTTGGCTTGCACCAATTGTAACGATAATTTGATTTTCTGGATGATAGGAAAGCTGAAATTTCCGATCCAAATAATTTGCAATTTCTTCCCGTAATTCAAGCAGTCCAGGGTTTGCTGTATAAGAAGTATATCCGTCTTCTAATGAAGCAATCGCTGTATCACGAATTGCCCATGGGGTAATAAAATCTGGCTCACCAACCCCTAATGAAATGACATTTTCCATTTTTGAAGCAACATCAAAAAATTTTCGAATTCCAGATGGTTGTAATTGAACAGCTTTGTTTGCTAAAACTTTTGTATAGTCAATCATGGAGATACCACCATTCTCCGGTCTTGATCATCTTTTCCTTCAATAATAACGCCATCATGCTTATATTTTTTTAACATAAAATGCGTCGTTGTCGAAATGACATTTTCAATTGTAGATAATTTTTCCGATACAAACGATGCAATTTCATTCATTGTTTTTCCTTCAACTGTAACCGATAAATCGTACGTTCCAGACATTAAATAAAGTGAGGTTACTTCAGGGTAACGGTAGATTTTTTCAGCAACTTCGTCAAAGCCAACGCCACGTTTTGGAGTTACCTTTACATCGATAACTGCAACGATATTGTCTTTTCCTTCTACCTTACTCCAATCAATAAGGGCAGGATAGCTCACAATAATATGAGCATCCTCTAGTTTTTTAATAAGTTCATTCACCTTTTCTACCGATAATTGTGTTTGCATGGCAATAGATTCTGTTGATTGACGATGGTTTTCTTCTAGTATCGCAAGTATCTCTAATTCTTGTTCAGTTAGTTTCACGGTGATCCTCCTAATTTTGCTTCATTTCTTTGCTTGAATAAGGTACTAATGGAATGTACCCACGTTTTTTAATTCAAAATCGTTACTCAACAAGGAAAACTTTGATAAAGTATAGATAGAATTTTCCTCAAGTTAAGTTATAAAAATATAAAAATCAAAAGTGAATGTAGAATAGAATATTAAAATTATTTTATCAAATATAGTGACCTTTGAAAATAGTTCGATATTTGTTTTCTAGAATAGGATTAAGTAGTTCTATTATTTTTCATAAATACGTATGAACAGACTAGTAGTTATTATATAGACAAAATGACGTTAAAATAAATTCATTGGGGGGGAGATTGATGGATAAAAAAGTCGCACTGATTACTGGGGGAGCAACTGGAATTGGGAAACAGACCGCTATTCAGCTAGCAGCACAAGGCTACCAATTAGCTATTAACTACCGATCCAATACATTAGCAGCAGAAAATCTAGTCAGATATTTAAACGAAATGTACGGAACAAAACATATGATCATTCAAGGTGATGTAGCAAAAGAAGGAGACTGTGAAAAAATTGTCGTAGAGACGGCGAAAATGTTCAATAAAATCGATGTACTCATTCATAATGCTGGACCATATATTCATGAAAGAAAGTCACTAACGGATTATCGTTTCGATGAATGGAATTATTTAATTCAAGGAAATTTAAGTAGCACCTTTTACTTAGCAAAACAAATTATCCCAATGATGCGGACACAAAAATGGGGAAGAATCATTACCATTGGTTTTGATCGAGTGGAAACAGCACCGGGATGGATTTATCGGTCCGCATTCGCGGCAGCAAAAACAGGTCTTGCCTCGTTAACAAGGACGATTGCTTTAGAAGAAAGGAAAAATGGTATTACAGCGAATATGATCTCTCCAGGCGATATTACATCGGAATGGAAAGAACGAACCATTCGGGACGCAATTGCCGCAAAGGAGAATCACCTTGAACGCGAAGGAACTGGAGAAGATATTGCAAGAGTGATT
Proteins encoded:
- a CDS encoding Lrp/AsnC family transcriptional regulator, with the translated sequence MKLTEQELEILAILEENHRQSTESIAMQTQLSVEKVNELIKKLEDAHIIVSYPALIDWSKVEGKDNIVAVIDVKVTPKRGVGFDEVAEKIYRYPEVTSLYLMSGTYDLSVTVEGKTMNEIASFVSEKLSTIENVISTTTHFMLKKYKHDGVIIEGKDDQDRRMVVSP
- a CDS encoding SDR family oxidoreductase translates to MDKKVALITGGATGIGKQTAIQLAAQGYQLAINYRSNTLAAENLVRYLNEMYGTKHMIIQGDVAKEGDCEKIVVETAKMFNKIDVLIHNAGPYIHERKSLTDYRFDEWNYLIQGNLSSTFYLAKQIIPMMRTQKWGRIITIGFDRVETAPGWIYRSAFAAAKTGLASLTRTIALEERKNGITANMISPGDITSEWKERTIRDAIAAKENHLEREGTGEDIARVIAFLVDEKSDFITGSIISATGGIDVLGKAFRENE